The following is a genomic window from Ethanoligenens harbinense YUAN-3.
GGCACGCATCCTTTCCGCAAAAATCCAAAAGCTGTTCCCCACCATTCAACATATTACCGTCAACTCGCTGAAAGGCTGGGAAGAAAACAGCCAGCCTTACGACCTGATCCTTTCGACCGTAGACATCAAAGACCTCAAGCGAAACCGCAAAGACCGGGTCTTTGTCGTTTCACCGTTCCTGAGCACGGAGGATATCCAACGGATCAGCCAAACGATTGATTCCATCAAGCAGGAAACAGAAAAGCGCGCCGAAGTGGCTCCCCTTTCCCACGCGCCGGATCCTGTCGGCAACCAGGTATCGGAATCCATCGGGAAAATGTTCGAGACCCTGCGGATCGAAACGGTGACCGCCACGAATATGCCTGGCCTGATTCATACCATTGCCTCCCGTCTGCTCGAAAAATCCGTGGTGACCGACCGGGAAGAAATCGAACACCGGATTTTAAAACGCGAGAAGATCGGCAGCGTTGTGATTCCCAACTCCCGCCTGGCTTTATTGCACACGCGCTCGGAAACGGTGGCCGAACCGTATATCGGCATCTACCGGCTGCGCGGGCAGATGCTGCTGCACAATCCCCACTCCAACGACGAACCGGTGGATACCTTCGTGGTGCTTCTGGCAAAGGAAACCGCACATCCGCTGGTTCTGGAAAGTTTGGGCAACCTCAGCATGTCGCTGGTCGACCGCCCCGCACTGATCGAAACGCTTCGCACCGGCTTACCGGAGGAGGTGAGGCAAAAAATCGGCAAAATCTGTCTGTGCCCGACCACCCGCTGAACAACCATCGCCGCATACCGCAACGACACACGAAGGAAGGATTGAACATGAATAAACAAATTCTGGCTCCCACCTATATTCAATTACACCTGAAACCCGAATCGAAAGACGCCGCCATTGAGCGGGTCGGCAATCTCCTGGTGCAGGGCGGGTATGTGCAGCCCGACTATATCCAGGGCATGAAGGCCCGCGAGGCGGAATTTACCACCTATATCGGGAACGGGATCGCTATTCCTCACGCCATCAACGAATACAAAAAGGACATCATCAACACCGGCATCGTGATCGCGCAGTATCCGGACGGTGTGGATTTCGGCGCAGGCAACGTCGCTTATCTGGTGATCGGCATCGCGGGCAAAAACGACGAGCACCTTGAGATCCTCTCCAAGATCGCACTGACCATCCAGGACGACGCAAATGTCCAGAAAATGCGCCATGCCACCGATACGGAAGAAATCCTGGCAACCATCGAGGAGGGGATCATGTAATGAAAGCACTGCATTTCGGGGCCGGCAACATCGGCAGAGGATTTATCGGTTATCTCCTCTCGAAATCCGGGTATACGGTCACGTTCGTCGATATCTCCCAACCGCTGGCGGACCAGATCAATCAGTTCAAACAGTATCAGGTCATCACCTTGAGTACGAGTTCCGCCAAGGAAACGATCCCAAACGTCCGGGCGATCCATCTGCGCGCGGCGGAAGAACTGGAAGACGCGGTGGTGCAGACCGATCTGATCACCCTGTCGATTGGGGCAAACAATCTTAAAAGCACCGGCAAATTGCTGTATCCTTTGCTGAAAGCGCGACAGCAGAAAAATCCGGAAGCACCCCTGGACATCATCGCCTGTGAAAACGCCCTGTTTGCGACCGACATCCTCAAACAGTCCATTCTGGACGGCGCGGACGCAGATTTCCATGCGTATCTGGAAAAAACGGTCGGTTTTCCAAACAGCGCGGTGGACCGGATCGTGCCAAACGTCACTCTCGCTAAGGATTCCCCCATCGACGTGGCTGTAGAAGATTTCTTTGAATGGGATGTGGAAGCCGGAAAAGTCAAACACAATCCGGATATACACGGCGTCAGCTATGTCGAACATCTGGAACCGTATCTCGAGCGGAAACTATTTTTGCTCAACGGCGCGCATGCGGCGATTGCATACATCGGCTTTTTAAAAGGCTACCGATACGTCCACGAAGCCATCCACGATGAGTTTATCCGCAAGACGGTCTGTGCGTATCATCAAGAGGCGCTGGAAGCGCTCCATCAAAAGCACCATATGGATAAACCCGCACTGGAGGCGTATGCACAGAAACTGCTCCGCAGATTTGAAAACCACTATCTGCAGGATGAACTGTACCGCGTGGGACGCGACCCCGTCCGCAAACTGTCCAACAACGACCGCTTGGTGTCGCCGCTGAAACTCTGCAACGACCTGCACCTTCCTTACGACGCGATCGCCTGCGCCATTGCCGCAGGATTTGCCTTTGATTATGAGGGCGACCCGAAAGCCATGGATATCCAGATGGATATTCTGGACGGGGGCATCAAATATGCGATCAGGCGGATTACGGGCCTAAACGAAAGCAGCGAGATGGTCCGGAACATCGTTGAAAATTATAAGAAACTGCTGCATCTGAAACGCTCTTGCCTGGTAGCGGTCCATGCGCTTGCGGCTGTGTAACCGGACGGCGAAAGGAATGAAATGATGATTACAAAAGAATTTACGATCACCGGTGCGCACGGCTTCCATCTGCGACCCGCTCAGGTTCTGGTTAAGACGGTGACGAAATTTCAATCCAATGTCATTATGGAAAAAGCGGACGGCACACAGGCCAACGCAAAAAGCCTGCTTAATGTGATGACATTGGGGCTGGAACAGGGCCAAAACGTCACCGTCAAAGTGCATGGCCCGGATGAGAACCAGGCCATGCAGGCCATTGGAGAACAGTTTGCCTGCAATTTTGGTGAATAACCGCCGCATGCCGGACCAATAAACCCCATACCGCTTGTCGAGGGTTTTGCGTGGATTCATCAAAATCCGTCGGGAAAACCAGCTTGTTTGAATGGGCATTTATTGAATAAATACATAAATAAGTAATTATAAGTCATGCACTCCGGTGCAGAGGGCATTTTGCAAGCACCGCCATCCGTTTTGGATCGGCGGTGCCTGTTTTTGCGAACATCGGATAGATTTTGTTTGAATGGGCGTCTTTCCATACAGCTTCAACGCAGGAACAGCTACGGACGTGCGGCACTTTCGTCGAAGCGGCCGCTTTTATTCGTCTGCAAACAGCCCCCGCAGCTCGCCCAGCGCCCGTTTTTCGATGCGGGAAACATAGGAGCGTGAAATATTCAGCTTGCCCGCCACCTCGCGCTGTGTCTGCGGTTTGGCGCCGTGCAGACCGTAGCGCATCTCGATGATGGCCCGCTCACGCGGCGGGAGCTTAACGATGTATGCACGAAGCTTTTCAGACTTCATTTTCAAGTCCACATCGTCCAGAATGGTGTCTTCGCAGCTCACCACGTCCATCAGTGTCAGCTGATTGCCGTCTTTGTCCGTATCAATGGGATCACTGATGTAAACATCCTGCGCCGATTTTTTCTGGCTGCGGAAATGCATGAGGATTTCATTTTCAATGCATCGGGCCGCATACGTTGCCAGACGCGTTCCTTTTTCGGGCTTGAAGGTGATGACACCTTTGATAAGCCCGATGGTACCCACCGACAGCAAATCCTCCTGATCGCGCGCGTTGGCATAATATTTCTTGATGATATGCATGACGAGGCGCAGGTTGTGCTCAATGAGCATATCCTGCGCCTTTGTGTCTCCCGCCTGCATCCGCGCAAGACACTCACGTTCCTCGGCCGCCGTCAGCGGCTTGGGAAACGACCCGGAATGGTTGACATGCAGTACGAAATAGACCAGCCGGAACACCGCGGCGCCCAAAATGGGAATCAACATCTTGCCACCC
Proteins encoded in this region:
- a CDS encoding PTS sugar transporter subunit IIA; its protein translation is MNKQILAPTYIQLHLKPESKDAAIERVGNLLVQGGYVQPDYIQGMKAREAEFTTYIGNGIAIPHAINEYKKDIINTGIVIAQYPDGVDFGAGNVAYLVIGIAGKNDEHLEILSKIALTIQDDANVQKMRHATDTEEILATIEEGIM
- a CDS encoding mannitol-1-phosphate 5-dehydrogenase, which encodes MKALHFGAGNIGRGFIGYLLSKSGYTVTFVDISQPLADQINQFKQYQVITLSTSSAKETIPNVRAIHLRAAEELEDAVVQTDLITLSIGANNLKSTGKLLYPLLKARQQKNPEAPLDIIACENALFATDILKQSILDGADADFHAYLEKTVGFPNSAVDRIVPNVTLAKDSPIDVAVEDFFEWDVEAGKVKHNPDIHGVSYVEHLEPYLERKLFLLNGAHAAIAYIGFLKGYRYVHEAIHDEFIRKTVCAYHQEALEALHQKHHMDKPALEAYAQKLLRRFENHYLQDELYRVGRDPVRKLSNNDRLVSPLKLCNDLHLPYDAIACAIAAGFAFDYEGDPKAMDIQMDILDGGIKYAIRRITGLNESSEMVRNIVENYKKLLHLKRSCLVAVHALAAV
- a CDS encoding HPr family phosphocarrier protein, encoding MMITKEFTITGAHGFHLRPAQVLVKTVTKFQSNVIMEKADGTQANAKSLLNVMTLGLEQGQNVTVKVHGPDENQAMQAIGEQFACNFGE
- the sigK gene encoding RNA polymerase sporulation sigma factor SigK; its protein translation is MLIPILGAAVFRLVYFVLHVNHSGSFPKPLTAAEERECLARMQAGDTKAQDMLIEHNLRLVMHIIKKYYANARDQEDLLSVGTIGLIKGVITFKPEKGTRLATYAARCIENEILMHFRSQKKSAQDVYISDPIDTDKDGNQLTLMDVVSCEDTILDDVDLKMKSEKLRAYIVKLPPRERAIIEMRYGLHGAKPQTQREVAGKLNISRSYVSRIEKRALGELRGLFADE